The sequence GCGATCTGGTTCAGGGTGCGAGCGTTTTCCAGCTTGTAGATCAGCCGCAATTGCAGGTGATCCTGCAGGTTGCCGCCGACACCGGGCAATTCATGCAATACCTCAATCCCCAGCGGCTTGAGCACACTGGCCGGGCCAATGCCGGAACGTTGCAGGATGCCGGGCGAGCCGACGGCGCCGGCGCACAGGACGATTTCCTTGCGCGCTCGCCAGGTGATTTGCTGGCCTTGCTGGCGCCCGATGACGGCGGCGGCGCGGCCGTTTTCCAGCGGCACACGGTCGACTTCAACGCCGGTCAACACCGTGAGGTTGGGGCGCTGGCGAATCGGCTTGAGAAACGCCTTGGCCGCGTTCCAGCGCACCCCGGATTTCTGGTTGACCTGGAAGTAACCGCACCCTTCGTTATTGCCCTGGTTGAAGTCGCTGATGTTGGCAATGCCGCTTTGCTCGGCCGCATCGCGAAAGGCATCGAGGATCGGCCAGTGCAGGCGCTGCTGTTCCACGCGCCATTCACCGCCGTCACCGTGAAACGGCGAGTCGCCGGCAAAATGGTTTTCGCTCTGCCTGAACAGTGGCAGCACGTCGTCCCAGGCCCAGCCGGGGTTGCCTTCAGCCGCCCAGCCGTCGTAGTCCCGGGCCTGACCGCGCATATAAATCATGCCGTTGATCGATGAGCAGCCGCCCAGCACCTTGCCTCGTGGGTAGCTCAGGGCACGGCCTTGCAGGCCTTCCTGGGCTTCGGTCTTGAAGCACCAATCGGTGCGCGGGTTGCCGATGCAGAAGAGGTAGCCGACGGGGATATGAATCCAGGGATAGTTATCGCGCCCACCGGCTTCAAGCAGCAGCACGCGATGGGCAGGGTTGGCAGAGAGCCGATTGGCCAGCAGGCAGCCTGCGGGGCCGGCGCCTACCACTACGTAATCGTATTGCGCAGTTGCAATGGGCATCTGAGGTCTCGCTTGTTTTTCTTATTGGTTCCATCCTAGTTGTTAGTTTTCGTCTTAAAAATGTTAGTTTTTACCCACCTGCTGTGCGTTTTTAGACAGTGCTGCTCTTATTGAGTGAGGGGAGGCGAGATGTTCGACTGGAATGATCTACGGTTCTTTCTTGAGTTACAGCGTAGCGGACGCCTGCTCACTGCCGCGCAACGCCTGAAAACCACCCACGCCACGGTGGCCCGGCACATCGAGGCGATCGAGAAAAGCCTCGGCACCGCGCTGTTTGTCCAGCACGCCCAAGGCTATGAATTGACGCCATCCGGCGAAGCGCTGCTCAAGCACGCCGAGGCCATGGAAAACGTCGCGCTGCTGGCCGAGGAGGAGTTGACTCATTCCGCCGCACCCCTGGGCAAGATTCGCCTTGGCGTGGCCGAAGGGCTGGGCGTGATGTTTCTGGCCGGGCGCATGGGTGGTCTGTTCGAGCGTTATCCGGGGCTGGAAGTGGAACTGGTGGCGGTACCGCGCTTTGTCAGCATCCTCAACCGCGAAGCGGAAATCAGCATCCACCTGGAACGGCCCAGCGTCGACCAACTGGTGACCCGCAAACTGACCGACTACCGCCTGGCCCTTTATGCCAGCCGCAGCTACCTGGACCGAACGCCGCCGATTGAAAAGCGCGAAGACCTGGCGGTACATGCCTGGATCGATTACGTCGATGACCTGCTGTTCAGCCAGGAACTGAAATTCCTCAGCAGCTTTTGCCGCAATCCAAAGGTGGTGTTCCACAGCACCAGCGTCATCGCCCAGCACCAGGCGGCGCGCTCGGGGTTGGGGATTGCCGTGTTGCCGTGCTTCATGGCGGCAGGGGATCCGGATTTGGTGCCGCTGTTGCCGGGGGAAAGTATCCAGCGCAGTTACTGGATCAGTTCAAGGCGCGAGCTGCACAAGTCGGTGCGGTTGCGGGTGTTGTGGGATTACGTGGTGGAATTGTGCGCGCGGGAGCAGGGGTTGTTGCTGGGGCAATGATGATCGCTGATCAAAATGTGGGAGCGGCGGTGCGACGATTCGACTTGCTCGCGAAAGCAGGGTGTCAGTCAATATATTTGCTGACTGATTCACCGCATTCGCGAGCAAGCCCGCTCCCACAGAAGCCCACTCCCACATTGGATTTGCGCTGAGGCTTAGAGCTTCACCACCTGACGCACCTGCTCTCCACAGGCGCGGGCTTCGTTGAGCATTTTCTCAAACGGCGCACTGACGATCTCATCATGGCTCAACCAGCGTTTTTTCTGGACGAGCGTGTAGTGGTAGCGCCAGTCGCCTTTGACCCGATCACCTTTCAGGTCGAGGTCGTACCACGGCGAGCGCACTTGGCAGCCCTGGATATCCTTGTCGAACCGGCCACCGGAAAGGGTGATGGTGTAGTCGAGCGTCTCGGGGTTGCCCATGTACAAATCCCCCAACTGGGCATTGCGCCGGTAGTTGAGCAGTCCATCCCAATTGTCTTGCAGCAGGCTGTCGGTGTAGAGGTGGTCGCCCCCCAGCGGCTCCATCGGACGCAGGTCGGTCAGGGTTGCGCTGACCTTGTAGGTGGCCGGAACCACAAACGCGGTGGCAGGGCGTTTGACCTGACAGTCGGTGATCTGCTTGCCGAAGTTGTCGCAGATGTTCTGGTCAGTGGCCGTGGTGCCTTGTTGGCGATCGGCGACGCTCAGGTGCATCAGCGGCAGGCCGCGGAAGTCGACGGTGGCTGAGACGTGGGCGTTGCCCTTGGCATCGAAGTGTTCATGTTTGTCGAGGATCAGCGTGGTGTCGGCGGACTGCAGCGGGATGTGTTCTTCACGCACCTGGCCCTGGGCGTCGCTCACCAGTACCCAGCGGTCTTGGATGTCGGGCAGGGTCTGGCCGGGGGCGAAGACCGGGTTGGTCGGGTCCAGCCACCACACCTTGCCGTCGACTTCGGCACGGACGATGGCGTGGTTCGGCGCATTAGTGCCCGGAATCAGTAGGGATTCGACCACATCGCCTCGGCTGACCCACGCGCTTTCGGCCTTGATCCCGCTGGCCTTGAGCATCGCTGCCAGCAAGGTCGACAGGTCTTTGCAGTCGCCGTAACCGTGCTGTTCGATCTGCGCCAGGCTGAACGGTATATAACCGCGATCCGACGCGCGCCAGTCGCCCAAGTAGCGGTAGTGATCGTTGATGTGCTGCATCAGCGCCGAGACTTTTTGCGCGTGTGGCAAGTCGAGAGCGCTGGCCACGGCGGCGGCGCTGTGGGTTGGCAAATTCGCGCCGAGGATTTCGTTGTAGCGCTGGGCAAAAGGGCCAAAGTACTGCTGACGATCCAGCGAACTGCCCACTTCGATACGCGGGTTCATACGGATGTAGGCGTTGGCGGACTCGTTGATGTAGTTGACGTAGGTCGGGGCCTTTTGCACCACGTCCAGGGTCTTGCGGTTGGCCGACGGCGTGAGGGTGAAGCCGTCCATCAACTCGCTGCGCCACTCGATCGGGCGTTCGGCGGTGAAGCGTATCTTGAACCGGTCGCGGCGTGCAGCGCTGGGGCCGAACTGCAGGGCGTAGTGGAACTCGGTCATCAAGGGCTTGGCGGCGTGATGCTCGCGCACCGTGTAGCGCACTTGTGTACCGACCCGCAGGTTAGGGAAGGCCAGGGAGGTTTGTTTCTCCCGGGAAAAGCCCTGGTCCGGGTTGGGGGCGGTGCGGGTGTCGATCTGTGTCTTGTCCAGGGGAACCGGTTTGCCGCCGGGTTCTATGGATTCAGCCTTGAGCAATTCGAACCCGTCGCCTTCCGGGTAGCTGAAGTCGATCCGCGAGAGCATTTCCCGGCCGCTGGGCTTGAGAATGGTGTAGTGGTAGGTGGTGGTGCAGTCCGTGCTGGCGTCGCGATTGAAGTGACAGTGCAGTTCGGTGTCACTGGCCAGCGGCGCTTCGGCCACAGGTTGCAGCGCGGCAAACACGGGGTGGCTGACAAGCCCCAGACTGGCGCAAATCAAAGGGCGGTAAAACGGTAAACGGTGCATGGGCGCCTCAAGTGGAACATTGTCACAGGCACCATACTGGTACCGAGAAGGCGCCAAATGATAATGGATCGCAAATGATAATGCCAGTATTGTCCGACAATTTATTTCTCTGAAATGCCCGAGATAGAGCCTTCCGTTGTGTGAGAGTAGTTCAGGATTGCAGTTCGAACTCAGTGCTGGCCAGCTTTTCGCCATTAACCAGCACATGCACCGTGTGCTTGCCAGGGTAGTGCTTGCGGGTGGTCAATTCACGTATGTGTTGGGCTCGGGTAATCGCGTGGTGTTCACCGACGCCTAAGGTGAAGGCCTTGAGCTTGAATACTTTGGCGGCGCTATGGCCGGCACTTTTCACGTAGTCGATGGCGTAATCCACCACCAGTTTCTGCGGGGCGTTGGCGATCGATTCCAGGGTGAAGGACAGGTTGATTCGGTCACCCAGTTTGACCACCGCAGGCGTCACCTTCAGGTGCTGGATGTTCACCTCGGCTTTAGCACCCGCGCCCATGATCGTCAGCGCCCGGGTGTTGCCCTGTTTGATCAAACTGCGCAGGGCATGGCGGGCGATCCAGGCGGTGTGGGGATTATCCAGCGACCAGCCTTCGATCAGGGTCAGCACCCAGTCCGGATGGTCCTTGGTGATGTCATTGAGGTGATTGGCCACTGACTTGCGTACGTAAAGACTGCTGTCGGCCTTGAGGTTATCGAGGATCGAGGCGCAGAGCGTTGGGTCTGCCTGCACCTGGGCCAGGCGAAACGACCAGGGCAATCTCGGCCTGGAACCTTCACTTGCCAAGCGTCGCACGTGCTCGTTGGCGTCCAGCGACCACTGTTGCATCACCATCAAGGTGCGTTCGAAGTCCCGTAGCAGGAAATGCCGCACGGCAAATTCGGCGGAACCAAAGGTGGTGAAATACTTGAGGGCCGCCATGGAACGCTTGAAGTCATCGGTGCCGTAGCTCGCCACGAAGTGAGGCAGGAACAGGCTGACGAAGCTGCTGTTGATCCGAGGTGCGAGGGCATACAACAGTTTTAGCGTCTGCGGATAATCCAGCGGAATCACCGCGTGCAGGCTTTCGCTGACCCGGGCCATGCGCTGCATCACCGACAGCTCAGCCAGCCCGGCCTTGGCGTGCTTGAGGAAGCCCTTGGCGTTGAACGCCGGGTACACCGCGGTCATCTCAGTGGCGATGTGTTGCAGGCGTTCGACGTTGAAGATTTCCTTGAGGGCCGGGGCGCTTTGGTCGGTCATGGGCAATTCCTTTTATTGTGTAGCCGCTGTCGAGGCACGAGGCTGCGATGGGCTGCGAAGCGACCCCCGAGGGCGCTCCTGCGGACACGCATCGCAGCCTCGTGCCTCGGCAGCGGCTACAGGTTTATAGGTTTATAGGTTTATAGGTTTATAGGTTTATAGGTTTACAGATACCAGCGATATTCCCGCGCATGGATCTCCTGCTGGAAGGCCAGATGGTCCTGGCGTTTGTTTTCGCAATAGACGTCGACAAACTCCGCCCCCAACCCTTCGCGCAATGCCGGTTGATGCTGCATGGCACGCACTGCATCGAGCATTTCCAGAGGGAAATCTGCACCGCTATTGCGGTCTTCGTTCAGGGGCGCGATGGGCTCGAGGCCGGCGTCCAGGCCATGCTCCAGGCCCACCAGAATGGCGGCGAGCACCAGGTACGGATTGGCGTCGGCACTGGCCAGCCGATGTTCAATCCGCAGGTTGCGCGGGTCGGACTCAGGGATACGCACACACGCATCGCGATCCTCAAACCCCCAGCAAGCACGGGTCGCGGCATTGACCGTACCACCCAGGCGGCGGAAGGCGTTGTGGTTGGGCGAGAAAATCGGCATGCAATGGGGCAGCAGTTCCAGGCAACCGGCCACCGCGTGGCGCAGCGGTTGCTGCTGATGGGCTGCCAATAGGTTATTGCCCGCCGGGTCATACAGGCTGACATGCACATGCATGCCGCTGCCCGGATGCTGCAAGTACGGCTTGGCCATGAAGCTGGCGCGGTAACCGTGCTTGAGGGCCACACCACGGGTGCTGCGGCAGAACAGGGCGGCCCAGTCGGCGGCGCGCAGGCCGTCATCCAGGTGGCCGAAATTGATTTCAAACTGGCCCGGGCCCAGTTCTGCGGTGATCACGGTGATGTCGAGGCCTTGGGCCTTGGCGGTTTGCGCCATGTCATCCAGCACCGTGCCAAAGCGCGACAGGCGCTCGATGTGCAGGTTGGGCTGATCGTCGCTGTCACCGCTCAACGGGTCGCGGGCAAATTGCGGCAGGCCGTCGTCGAGTTTTTTATCGAACAGATAAAACTCCAGTTCGAAGGCCACCACCGGGTGAATCCCCTTGCGGTGCAGGCGCTCCAGAACCTTGGCCAGCACTTCGCGAGGTTCGAACTCGATAGGCGCGTCGGTGCCGTCCGAGGTGATCAGCATCTGCCCCAGGGGTTGCGCCTCCCAGCTCACCGGTTTGAGGGTGCCAGGCACCAGGCGGCGATTGGCATCCGGGTCGCCGTCGTTGAAGCAGTAATCGCCAATCTTGAACAGACCGCCCTGGGCGCCGAGCAGCACGGCGTTCTGTGGCAGTTTCAGAGGGCTGCCGGCGGCGACTTTCTCCAGCATCTCCACCGGGTAGCGCTTGCCGTAGAAGTGCCCGGGAATGTCCAGGGCGATCAGGTCGACGTAGCGCACCTCAGGATGGTTCTGGCGAAAGGTCCGGACTTCGGCCAACAGCGTGGAAGACTTGCTTTGCACGGGTGACGCTCCTTTGTGTGCCGTGATCGGCGCTCAGTTATAGACCCACAGGACGCGGGCGGGCAGATCGGTCAGGTTGCCGTAACGGCAGTGGGCGAAGCTGGCCAGGTGAAAGCTGTCGCCGGGGCCCAGGGTCACCGAATCGGTTTCGCCCTCGACCCACAGCGTCAACTCACCCTCCAGCACGTAGCCGGCTTGTTCGGCACGGTCGCTCATGGTCTGTTCGCCACTGTTGGCGCCGGGGGCGAGCAAACTGTCGAGGATCGAGAACGCCCCCTGCATGCTCGGCGAGACCAGGATGTCGGTGATGCCGTTGGCGTAATACACCGTGCGCCGTTCGTTGGGCCGGGTGACCCAATCCACTGCCTTGGGTTTGGACAGGCTGTAGAAGTAGGTGGTGGGCACATCCAGGGCGTGGCTGATAGCGGTCAAGTCGGCCACCGTCGGCCGGGACAGGCCGCGCTCCACCTGGGACAGGAAACCCACCGACCGGTCGATTTTTTGCGCCAGTTGGGTCAGGGTGAGTTTCTTGTGCTTGCGCAGGTCGTGGATCAGGATCGCCAGGGCGGCCAGTTCTTCTTGTTTGTCCATGGGGTGGCGTCGTGAAATTCTTGTCAAGAAATTTCATGAAAAATTACAGGATTAATTTCATGGGTGCAATGACTGGGGGAGGTGGTGATGGATTTATATGCGCATTTGCAGGAGTTGGAGGGTGAACTTCATCAGTGCTCGACGCGTACTGATGGGGAGAGACTGGCGCAGTTGCTGGCGGATGATTTCGTCGAATTTGGGGCCAGTGGTCATGTATGGGGCAGTCGGGCCGAGGTGATTGCCGGGTTGCGGGATGAGGTATTTTCGGCTCGCAGCATGAGTGAGTTTGCGCTGAAGGTGTTGGCTGAAGGTGTTGTGCTGGTGACGTATCGTTGTCGCCGGACGGCAACTGTGGTTACAGCGGGGGCAGATTCGTTGCGCAGTTCAGTGTGGCGGGAGGAGGAGGGACGGTGGCGGATGGTGTTTCATCAGGGCACGCCCGTTGCTGAGTTGTGAGCCCCGGCGAGGCTGCGATGACGTCGGCACAGCAAACATTGATGCTGCCTGACCCACCGCTATCGCAGCCTCGCTGGGGCTCGACAGCTCCCACAAGGGCTTCACTTCTCCGGTTGATTGAGGTCGGTGTTCACTCCCGCACATAGCTATTCGTTTGCTTGCCATCGGCATCAAACACATTGATCCGGTTTTCCTCCTTGGCGTCCCACACCTGATACATCGCATCATTGCTGTTGGCCTTGATCTCGGAATAGAGCCGATGCCCCAGCTTTTTAACCAGCGTGTTGTCTTTGTCGATCAGCACCAGGCCATCGAAGCCTTCCATCTCGACGGCGGCGAGGCTTTTCTGGAAGAAGTTGATTGCTTCATAGGTAGGCGGTACCCGCACCTTGCCGGTCAGGTCAATGGCGCCGTAACGCTCATCCTTCCTGATCACCGCCATGCCATTGGAAAAGCTCTCGACTTGATCGTACGGCAGGCTGATGGGCAGGGTTTTGCCCTGGGTGTCGATGAAGGCGAACTTACGGGTCTTGCGGTCCTGTATCAGCAGCGGCTGGTCGTCGGCGAAGACGCCGAGTGCAGTGAAACCAGGCGGGGTGATTTTTTTCAGGGCCAGGTCGTAGACGTCATGCTGATCCTTGTCAGTGGCGGTGGTGTAGATAAACCCATCCTTGGCACTGATGGAACGATAACGCGGCGGTAGCAGTTCCTTGCCCGAGAGGGACCAGATGCCGTAGTAGGCCTCGGTCTGGTAGGTCTTGGTACCAGGCCGGGCAATGAACAGTGAGCCCACCACCTCTGGATTGACGTATTTCATCGGCACCACGATCTGCTGCTTCTTGATGTCGAAGACACCGTAGGGGCCATTGGTGATCTGTTCGACGACGATCAGGTCGTCGTTGATCTGTTGCTCGATAATGTCGAACGGCAGTTGCTTGAGGGTGTTAGTGCCGGGCGTGAACATGAAGTACTTGGTGATGAGTTGCCGCCACCCGTCATCGTCACCGTCACCGAGGGGTTTTTCACCCACCACCATGTTGTAGATTCCCGGCACCTGGCTGTAGTCGACCCGTTCAAAGCGTGGTTTCACCACCCAAATGCCATTCTTGTCGATGAAGCCGTTCTTTTCGGTCTTGTTGTCGTAGGCGATGTAGCGTTCCTGGGCCGCCACACTATTGTTCATGTCCAGCGTCAGTGTCTGGGGTTGGGCCGGGTCCAGCAGATAGATCACGATGCTTTCGGGGGTATCTTCAAAGCGGTAATGGGCCTGGATGTTGTTCAGGTCGTTGTCGGTACTCGGCAGGTTCTTGGCGAACTGCTCCAAGTGATCCTGCACGGCTGCGGCACTCTTGAAGCTCGAAAAGTTGTCTTCCATGCGCAGCAACTCGTCGTAGTACTTGCGCAGGTTGGCCTTTTGCCCGGTGGTGGGCGAGGAGTTGGAGCTGTTGCCCCCACTGAACAGAGGCTTGCCGTCGGCGGTCAAGCCTTGGATCACATAGGTTTTACCCTTGGGCGTAGCCAGCAGCAGGGATGCGCTGGCGTCGGCCAGGGCGGTCAGTTGATACACTTCGCCACCGTCAGCGGTGACTTTCGGATGGGCCTTGTCCAACACCACCTTCTTGAAGCCGGGATAGCTCTGGTAAGTGAGCGCGACGCTGATGCGCTCCACCGGTTTATTCAGCGTGAGCTCCGCCTTGGTGGTGTCCTGCTCTTGCTCGTCAACGCTGCTGTCCTTGACCGCGATCTCGGCGAACGGTTGTTGCGTGCCATCGCGAAAATAAACGGTCTGTACCTGATAGCGCTCTTCCGCCTGCAGGCCGGGCAGCGCACCGCGTTTGAGCACGTCGCGAATGGGCTCGACCGCCAGTTTCAGCCCGGACTGGTTGTCGAAAAACAGTTGCTGGAACTGCGCCGGTGTTTGCTTGAGGGATACCAGTGCAGCTTGCAGATCTTGAGTGGGGAAGGGCACAAACGGCTGCTCATATTGCAGCTCTTTTTTCTCCTGGGGGTCCGCTGGCGTGGCTTTAGTCGAGGAAACCTCCAGGCGCATGCCCTCGATCATCGCGATACGGTTAATGCTGTCGCGTACATCGAGGACCAGGTAGTTGAGGCGTTTTTTCGCTTCCGGCAGCGACAGTGCCTTGAGGTCCTCGACGCTGCCTTCATTGAGCTGTTCCTCGCTGTACTCAACCCCGGTGAGCAGGCCATTGTCTTCGCGCCTTTCCATCAGGTAATACGCCGAGCCGCCGATCACCGCGATAACAATCAGGGAACTGGCGAGAAGCTTGGTTCGGGTCATGGCTGTTTTCATTGTTATCAGACTCGATGATGGGCGGTCAGGGGGTTGCCAGTAAGGGCGGCATCGGGCAATCCAGTACGTCGGCCACGGCCCGCATCAGCTCTGCTTCGGCAGGCGTGATTTGACCGTCTTGCTCGATACACACGGCCATGGCCTTGAGCAGGGTGGGCTTTTCCAGGGGCTTGAGTTGGCGTAGGCGGTTGAGGGCGGTTTCAAGGTCTTGCCATTCGTTGGCTCCGGCGGCATTCAGCGTCAATGCCGGCAATGGCAGGCTGGAACTGGCTTGATCGAAGGCCTGTCGGACCAGAGCAGGTTCGCTGTTGCCAGCGCGGGCGAGTGAACCGAGCAGCAAGGCGATGTCGTTTGCCACTTGGTCGAGGTTGTATTTGGCGCTGACCTTGGGCGCGCCCAATACGTTGCGTTCAACGATGCGCAGCAGGGTCCATTCCATCAGGTCGATGCGGTCATCCGCCAGGATCAGCAGGGCCAGGTGGCTTCTGAAGGTCTTGAACTGTTCGACGCTCAGTTGCTTGAGGGCCGGGATCGCCAAGTCGATAAGCGGCAGGCGCAGGTGCTGATCCAGGCTGGCCAGGACAGGGCGCAGGGCTTCCAGAGCCTGGGCGATATCGGGCGCAAGTTTGGGCAGCAGGCGCTCCAATTGCTGGGCTTGTAAGAACGGCACTGGGTCCAGCAGTAGCCCGCAGATCAAGGCCTGGGCACCGTTGCTGCTATGGGCGGCGTCCCGCAAGGCGTCGGGCAGGTTATTCAGGGCCGACTGCGCGTGGTCCAGGTGTGCCGGGCCGGGCTCACCAATGGCGGCGATGGATTGCTGGATGGCCAACAGGTCGAACACCAGCTCCTTGGCGGGGGCGGGTTCGTTCAAGCCGGCCTGGAAACCGGTGCTGGGCGGCGGTTTCTCTCCCAGGAACTCCACAGCGGGAAACTGC is a genomic window of Pseudomonas sp. ADAK18 containing:
- a CDS encoding LysR family transcriptional regulator; translated protein: MFDWNDLRFFLELQRSGRLLTAAQRLKTTHATVARHIEAIEKSLGTALFVQHAQGYELTPSGEALLKHAEAMENVALLAEEELTHSAAPLGKIRLGVAEGLGVMFLAGRMGGLFERYPGLEVELVAVPRFVSILNREAEISIHLERPSVDQLVTRKLTDYRLALYASRSYLDRTPPIEKREDLAVHAWIDYVDDLLFSQELKFLSSFCRNPKVVFHSTSVIAQHQAARSGLGIAVLPCFMAAGDPDLVPLLPGESIQRSYWISSRRELHKSVRLRVLWDYVVELCAREQGLLLGQ
- a CDS encoding glutamine synthetase family protein translates to MQSKSSTLLAEVRTFRQNHPEVRYVDLIALDIPGHFYGKRYPVEMLEKVAAGSPLKLPQNAVLLGAQGGLFKIGDYCFNDGDPDANRRLVPGTLKPVSWEAQPLGQMLITSDGTDAPIEFEPREVLAKVLERLHRKGIHPVVAFELEFYLFDKKLDDGLPQFARDPLSGDSDDQPNLHIERLSRFGTVLDDMAQTAKAQGLDITVITAELGPGQFEINFGHLDDGLRAADWAALFCRSTRGVALKHGYRASFMAKPYLQHPGSGMHVHVSLYDPAGNNLLAAHQQQPLRHAVAGCLELLPHCMPIFSPNHNAFRRLGGTVNAATRACWGFEDRDACVRIPESDPRNLRIEHRLASADANPYLVLAAILVGLEHGLDAGLEPIAPLNEDRNSGADFPLEMLDAVRAMQHQPALREGLGAEFVDVYCENKRQDHLAFQQEIHAREYRWYL
- a CDS encoding DUF4440 domain-containing protein, whose product is MDLYAHLQELEGELHQCSTRTDGERLAQLLADDFVEFGASGHVWGSRAEVIAGLRDEVFSARSMSEFALKVLAEGVVLVTYRCRRTATVVTAGADSLRSSVWREEEGRWRMVFHQGTPVAEL
- a CDS encoding GMC family oxidoreductase; its protein translation is MPIATAQYDYVVVGAGPAGCLLANRLSANPAHRVLLLEAGGRDNYPWIHIPVGYLFCIGNPRTDWCFKTEAQEGLQGRALSYPRGKVLGGCSSINGMIYMRGQARDYDGWAAEGNPGWAWDDVLPLFRQSENHFAGDSPFHGDGGEWRVEQQRLHWPILDAFRDAAEQSGIANISDFNQGNNEGCGYFQVNQKSGVRWNAAKAFLKPIRQRPNLTVLTGVEVDRVPLENGRAAAVIGRQQGQQITWRARKEIVLCAGAVGSPGILQRSGIGPASVLKPLGIEVLHELPGVGGNLQDHLQLRLIYKLENARTLNQIAGTLWGKMGMGLRYLYDRSGPLSMAPSQLGAFARSGPEQTSANLEYHVQPLSLERFGEPLHAFPAFTASVCDLRPQSRGRIDIRSANPADAPLIRPNYLSHPEDLRVAADAIRLTRRIVGAPALRQFNPVEYLPGEELQSDEQLQEAAARIGTTIFHPVGTCRMGSDKDAVVDAQLRVHGVPGLRIADASIMPRITSGNTCSPTLMIAEKAAQLILSPNTRSFAPEKELVTAI
- a CDS encoding DUF3857 domain-containing transglutaminase family protein, whose translation is MHRLPFYRPLICASLGLVSHPVFAALQPVAEAPLASDTELHCHFNRDASTDCTTTYHYTILKPSGREMLSRIDFSYPEGDGFELLKAESIEPGGKPVPLDKTQIDTRTAPNPDQGFSREKQTSLAFPNLRVGTQVRYTVREHHAAKPLMTEFHYALQFGPSAARRDRFKIRFTAERPIEWRSELMDGFTLTPSANRKTLDVVQKAPTYVNYINESANAYIRMNPRIEVGSSLDRQQYFGPFAQRYNEILGANLPTHSAAAVASALDLPHAQKVSALMQHINDHYRYLGDWRASDRGYIPFSLAQIEQHGYGDCKDLSTLLAAMLKASGIKAESAWVSRGDVVESLLIPGTNAPNHAIVRAEVDGKVWWLDPTNPVFAPGQTLPDIQDRWVLVSDAQGQVREEHIPLQSADTTLILDKHEHFDAKGNAHVSATVDFRGLPLMHLSVADRQQGTTATDQNICDNFGKQITDCQVKRPATAFVVPATYKVSATLTDLRPMEPLGGDHLYTDSLLQDNWDGLLNYRRNAQLGDLYMGNPETLDYTITLSGGRFDKDIQGCQVRSPWYDLDLKGDRVKGDWRYHYTLVQKKRWLSHDEIVSAPFEKMLNEARACGEQVRQVVKL
- a CDS encoding WG repeat-containing protein is translated as MTRTKLLASSLIVIAVIGGSAYYLMERREDNGLLTGVEYSEEQLNEGSVEDLKALSLPEAKKRLNYLVLDVRDSINRIAMIEGMRLEVSSTKATPADPQEKKELQYEQPFVPFPTQDLQAALVSLKQTPAQFQQLFFDNQSGLKLAVEPIRDVLKRGALPGLQAEERYQVQTVYFRDGTQQPFAEIAVKDSSVDEQEQDTTKAELTLNKPVERISVALTYQSYPGFKKVVLDKAHPKVTADGGEVYQLTALADASASLLLATPKGKTYVIQGLTADGKPLFSGGNSSNSSPTTGQKANLRKYYDELLRMEDNFSSFKSAAAVQDHLEQFAKNLPSTDNDLNNIQAHYRFEDTPESIVIYLLDPAQPQTLTLDMNNSVAAQERYIAYDNKTEKNGFIDKNGIWVVKPRFERVDYSQVPGIYNMVVGEKPLGDGDDDGWRQLITKYFMFTPGTNTLKQLPFDIIEQQINDDLIVVEQITNGPYGVFDIKKQQIVVPMKYVNPEVVGSLFIARPGTKTYQTEAYYGIWSLSGKELLPPRYRSISAKDGFIYTTATDKDQHDVYDLALKKITPPGFTALGVFADDQPLLIQDRKTRKFAFIDTQGKTLPISLPYDQVESFSNGMAVIRKDERYGAIDLTGKVRVPPTYEAINFFQKSLAAVEMEGFDGLVLIDKDNTLVKKLGHRLYSEIKANSNDAMYQVWDAKEENRINVFDADGKQTNSYVRE
- a CDS encoding helix-turn-helix domain-containing protein, producing the protein MDKQEELAALAILIHDLRKHKKLTLTQLAQKIDRSVGFLSQVERGLSRPTVADLTAISHALDVPTTYFYSLSKPKAVDWVTRPNERRTVYYANGITDILVSPSMQGAFSILDSLLAPGANSGEQTMSDRAEQAGYVLEGELTLWVEGETDSVTLGPGDSFHLASFAHCRYGNLTDLPARVLWVYN
- a CDS encoding DNA alkylation repair protein, with amino-acid sequence MTDQSAPALKEIFNVERLQHIATEMTAVYPAFNAKGFLKHAKAGLAELSVMQRMARVSESLHAVIPLDYPQTLKLLYALAPRINSSFVSLFLPHFVASYGTDDFKRSMAALKYFTTFGSAEFAVRHFLLRDFERTLMVMQQWSLDANEHVRRLASEGSRPRLPWSFRLAQVQADPTLCASILDNLKADSSLYVRKSVANHLNDITKDHPDWVLTLIEGWSLDNPHTAWIARHALRSLIKQGNTRALTIMGAGAKAEVNIQHLKVTPAVVKLGDRINLSFTLESIANAPQKLVVDYAIDYVKSAGHSAAKVFKLKAFTLGVGEHHAITRAQHIRELTTRKHYPGKHTVHVLVNGEKLASTEFELQS